CGCCTGCTTTTACGGGATGCTGGTCTTCGCCGATCCTTACTATTCCTTCGGTTGGTTTGATCAGACCCGACAGGGTTTTAAACAGCTGTGTTTTACCAATACCACTCCTTCCGATCAAAGCCACTACCTGGCCTTGTTCCAGGCCTTCGCGGTGAATATCCTTGATGCTGAAATTGATATCGCGGAGGATCTTTTTCTCTCCGTATTGCAGATGAATGTTCTCGGCACTCAGCAATACTTTGTTCTTTGAATAGTTGTTCATCAGCGGGTTTCCAGTTTAGTGTAAGGAAATAACCAGTGCCGGAAGAGGCCCAGTATGAAATCAAAAAAGATCCCCAATGCAAAGATGATCAGGAGTGTGGCGAATACGATATCCAATTGCACGTATTTGTTTGCTTTGATGAGCATTACGCCCAACCCACCTTCGCTCATGCTCAAACCTTCTACAGATGTGATCATCAGCCATGCGATAGCAAAGTTCTGGCGCATTACCTCAAACACCTGGTCGAGACGGCCGATGATGATCACCTCCCATAATTGCTGCCATTTGTTCATCCTTAAAGTGGTACATAATTCAAACTCCTGTTTGTTGATGTTCTCTATCACAGACAGCAGGGAGGTAACAAAGAAGGGCACAATACCAAAGATCAGCAGGCTCAGCTTTAATTGATGACCGTTGCTGGTGAGTAGTGTGAACAGGAAGATGAGACCGGTTAATGTGAGATACCGGCACTTTACGATAAAACGTGCTATAGGCTGAAACACGGGCACGATGGACAGATAACTGATGAACAGGGCGATCACTATCGAAAAGAACATTCCTTTGATGGTGAGCGTTAAACTTGCAAAGAGGTTATCTATAAAATCCGGATAGCTGAAAATGGTGCCGATAGCTGAAAACACCTTTGCAGGCGTTGGTATCAGGCCTCCTCCACTCAACTGCCAGAGCAATACTGCCATGATCACTTCTGCGATCACGAGCAGCATCAT
This DNA window, taken from Chitinophaga niabensis, encodes the following:
- a CDS encoding ABC transporter permease; amino-acid sequence: MDKIKAFFEPLRILDKRAMMLLVIAEVIMAVLLWQLSGGGLIPTPAKVFSAIGTIFSYPDFIDNLFASLTLTIKGMFFSIVIALFISYLSIVPVFQPIARFIVKCRYLTLTGLIFLFTLLTSNGHQLKLSLLIFGIVPFFVTSLLSVIENINKQEFELCTTLRMNKWQQLWEVIIIGRLDQVFEVMRQNFAIAWLMITSVEGLSMSEGGLGVMLIKANKYVQLDIVFATLLIIFALGIFFDFILGLFRHWLFPYTKLETR